The DNA region attatttaataagaTGGAACGACAAGATCAGATAAAAAATAAGGTAACGATGCGATCACACCTAACAACAGAtttaacgatacaatacaataaaatttaaataacaatcaaaacaaatattgtatttaaactaacaatacgatacaatacaacatGTAACAACCAACCAAACAAGCCGTAAGATGGGATATGAATCTTCTATCTTTCATTTTCGTTTCAATTTCGAGTCTTGAGAATTCGAAGCGAGGTCACAATGTGATATTGGACACCAAATACGAAATCCAAAAACGGAGACAATGGTGTTACGAAGAACAAGGGGAAAGATGGAGTACACTGAGAGAATCAAGGTTTGGATTTCAATAGTTGTAAAATTATGTGAATTAATCTcagtttattttttaattttcaatagTCGCTTTGGTGTTGCACTACAGCCTTTGTTCGATGCACGCCACCAACTAAGAGACCAAAAAAGAATTTGTTTTGATGAAAAAACTCGTTGATATGATCAAATATAAACATAAAATACCAATAACAACTTACTAAAATTTTACTAATTAATTTGGGGATGATAATATGTACAGACTTAGATCAAATAtaacatgtactcaataaattaTTGAAGTCCGCAAAAATTGATATGAATAATATATCATGGGGATCAATTGATTGTTTTCTGACTGTCACTACTTTGTTTTTCTCAAATTGACCAAGACAATTGTACATGTACTTGCGGAAAGATCTTTCGGCGGACGGCAATCCAAAAGCCATAATGCAATGCCAAATCAAGAACTGAATTCAAAGTATCGGGTGTACAAATCGAACCGAAAAATCATACCAAATCAAAAGGTCAAACTAAATCGATTAAAAAATTCAAttagatttggtttgatttgatttgatattgAGTAAATAAATCCGAACtaaattaatatataaatatataatttttatatatactttaagattttatatagaattttctttaaaaaatgtatagaaatatttgggattctcttacGGGATATAATATTaaatagaatatgaagtgctccatttttattaaccttaaataatgggttgtataatcactttcttatcaagtgttactgaaatgtgtcaatctctttgttcttccatattcatatgccaatgtctattaaattcttatatttttttgaatttgaagtggttattattatttaggtatcatcttgatttttatgtttggttactaaattcggttaaccttgaaagtgtacatcaacaaATATTATTGTGAGACGACTAAAAAATTAACTATCATGTGTtgctaagaaaattctcccataagaatattttaatagataatatgtttgtcaagtttttaaatatttactaaacatatatttacttataaaaaatttaacaaagtaagattgaaataatatttaaataacaaaaaatccgaaaaatccgacaaaatcgaaccaatccaaaccgatatagttggtttggttcggttttgataaaaaccgaaccaacccgatcCATGTACACTTCTAGTGCAAGAGGGCATCGGTTCAAGTCGTGGAAGTAGTCGCTAATGCTGTATTAGGATATGCCGTCTATATCATACCCTTTAGGGTGCAGCCTTTTCTCGAACCCTACATGATCGTGAGATGCTTTGTGCAACGGGTTACTCTTTATCTCTGGTATATTCAATCTAATTCTTACACATTTTATTGAATGATTTAGTTTATGCTTTTTTCGAATATTTTTTAATGATCAAACATTCGAAATCCAAACTCATCAATTTATTCAGATCCGCGTCATGTAAGCCATTTAAAAGAGCGCTCCTTGCAAAAATACTTGCTTATGAATTATGATAAAAACTTTTGGTAATCCAATTAGATGACATTCGATTATTTGATTATTCGATGTACCAATAAAACATTAACCTATGAGTAATGTCAATTGCAAATTGCCAATTTCTTGTTTGGGTTTAAGGTTAATCACTAATTGAAGAGAATACAATGACATACTACCCATGGATATAATAAAATAATCGGATAGATGTAATTCCTCTATTTTTAATTAGAAGTTATGACTTGAACGAAAGAGCTCATCGAGAGTGGAGAAACCTTTAACGTCGAACTTTATATATACGTATGAAAGATAagtataaaattaaatatgcatcTAAGATACATTTTCTCATTTCAAAACTCATGACATTTAAATTCAAAACTCGCTAATACTACAAGAATTATCTTAGTTCCCGTTTAGTGATagattttgacattttttttccaatctttttttttaaaatattgctTGTTCATAGAATACGATcagtttttgaatttctttttcaagttttcaaAATCTAACTTGGATAATTTTtggataaaaatattttttccactcataaattttttttaaaaattcaaataaaatacattTCAAATACAACTCAAactctaaaaattatttttcaacacaacttaaaaaattatttttcaaaatttaaccAAATCTATGTTCAGACTTCAGAGTCTAGCTTAATATATATGGTGCTTCTATTTGGCCGAAGTATAAAGCCGCAGTCTCAATGCCGGTTTGCCAAGCCATAAAACGACGGCGTACCCAAACACGCCACGTGGCATCCTCTGACGGAGAGTACAAAGCATATATACCCATTAGCGGTTAGAATTGAAGTTAGGACTAAAGATCGGTTAGCTAAAAGGTTGATAActcaaaatatatttaattttaagTCGAAAGGAATAAATATAAAACGAAATTATGTTAGTTCGGAGTGGGTACGAAATACGATGAGATTTCTCAAGGCGCCGCCTGCATGACCCATTAAAATAATTAGTAAAGTTAAAAATCCATTTCCGAAAgaagtaataaaatatttttttatttactctaaaatattctatcaataatatatatatatatatatatatatatatatatatatatatattatattttcttttcaatgaTATTTAGttggcgtttggacataagaattataaaatttttaaaaaatactctctctctctctctctctctctctctctctctctctctctctctctctctctctctctctctctctctctctctctctctctctctctctctctctctctctctctctctctctctctctctctctctctctctctctctctctctctctctctctctctctctctctctctctctctctctctctctctctctctctctctctctctctctctctctctctctctctctctctctctctctctctctctctctctctctctctctctctctctctctctctctctctctctctctctctctctctctctctctctctctctctctctctctctctctctctctctctctctctctctctctctctctctctctctctctctctctctctctctctctctctctctctctctctctctctctctctctctctctctctctctctctctctctctctctctctctctctctctctctctctctctctctctctctctctctctctctctctctctctctctctctctctctctctctctctctctctctctctctctctctctctctctctctctctctctctctctctctctctctctctctctctctctctctctctctctctctctctctctctctctctctctctctctctctctctctctctctctctctctctctctctctctctctctctctctctctctctctctctctctctctctctctctctctctctctctctctctctctctctctctctctgagtGCTGAAAATGCAATTCTTCGAGCTGTTTTGAAATGATTTATTATACTTCATCAGAATATGATTAATTTCGATATACTACAGCTTTTCAGTTTCGTTGTTTAGCTATTAGTTTTTGTTGTAATTTCTGAGCTGATTTCTCTCTCAATTTTTTAAATCTTATTTGAAGATTTTTATGAGTTCTTCTAATTAttttttgttgaagaaattgcTTTTCACATGTTgattttgttgaagaaattgattttcaatttttttccccGAGCTTATGTTTGTATGTAAATAGAGCATGAAATTGTTTTGTAAAATATGTGGAAAATCAAATAGTTTGAGCTGTTTTTCCGAAGTAAATCCGAATGAATTAGCTGTTAGACATGAATTTTTGTCGCAATAATTTGTGGAAATTGCTTTCTAGTTTCTATGCTTGATTTGTCAAACTGGATTTTCGTCTGTTGCGCTTACCATAATTTGTTGAAATCAAAGAGTAAGCGTAGATCTGTGAAGAACTAAGAAGATTCTGATTTAATCCACTAAATTTTTGAATTCGCAAACATGTTTATCAATTAATCACGTGTTTTATAAGACCTTTGATTTTTGCTCTAAATACTGATTTTTCTGGCTGCTTCTTTATTGTCTCAACGAAAAGGTCAAAAATCCCTCGCCTGCGTATCTCCGCCTCACTATTCCTTTAGTCATTTGTCCAGATCTGTAAAAAAATTCTTCACATAGCTCGTATAATTTTTAAATTACCAGTATCTTAATTTCAATTAGCTAATTCAGAGTTCAGATCTATAAATTTTTTTATGAAGCTCATAAAAATCCTTTTTTTCCAAAGCAGGTTTTTTTCTCACAGTAATTTCCGTAAATCTCTGTTATTTTAGATCCATAAAATTTGTCTATGAGCTCAAACTTAAAATTCCTTTTTTTCTGTAGCAGGTGGTTTTTTGAATTTAGATCTAATTATTATCAAGCTAAAGAGAGATGAATCACTGCGCAATTCAACAAGGTGCTTTCGCCGCTTGTGAAGATATGTGGAGTTCAATTTCTGATAATAAAAAGGAAGCCGTTGTTTGCCCTAAGCCTCGGCGTCTCGGCCTTTTGAACGCTACTGTAAATGAACCTTTCAAACCTCTCAGATGGCATGTTAGGTAAcatttcctttgcttttagtacttaaaaatgattttaaaaagtCTTGTGTAGCTTtcttttttaactaaaaactttttaatttttggtTTCAACAGCCATCAGCAAGAGTTGTGTGATTCAAGAGCTGGAGCTGATCTATTGGATATCATCCTCGCAAAGGTGAGTTCGTTTAGTGCTTTTCAATTATTTGtgtaataataaaatatatagagTTGGATCAAGATTTGAACTTTATAGGCTATGTCACTATTGGGTCAAAATTTAATATTTCTACATAGTTGGTAGATTTCTTATATGTAAAGGATGAGCAAAAGTTATTTGGTTCGGTTTAACCCATAGCTTATACTGTTCATCTTTGTTGTTCATGTGGAGTCCATCTATTTGACAAAAGTGAAGTATCAAAATAAGGTTTTTTGGTAAAATGAATGAAGAACCTTTGTGGACATATTGAGAAGGGCTTTTGTCGAAGTGTGGGCACCATGTAGTTGTCAGTGTAAGGTGTTAGGTTGGGAAGTTCATCTTATTGTATAATTGAGTGGCTTAGAATGAATTTACATGTCTTATTAATTGGATTAACGTCTATATCTAGTCATCTGATGTATATGTGCTGATTATTGGTTTTGAATGTTGTTACAGGGTGGTGGTGCGGATCAATCATCTGCGCAGGTAGCCTCGTCGCCCCCATTTTTTTGTGGGTCACCGCCGAGCAGAGTATCTAACCCGTTAATTCAAGATGCACGATTTGGGGATGAGAAGTTCATGACCCCAGTTTCACCGCGGGCAATTCCCATACCTTCCGGACTGGCTGCTTCGTCCCCATCTGCATCCGCCAGGAAACATGGCGGATGTGTGAGGGCGAATTTTGGCAACAATCCGGCTGTTAGAGTTGAGGGTTTCGATTGCCTCGACAGGGATCGCCGCAACTGTAGCATCCCTGCCCTGGCTTGATTGAACTCTTAAAAGTAAATATAGAGGTAATTTGAAGTTACACGAAGGAGAGTAATTCACTTTTGGTTTAGCAGCAGCAGGAGAAAAAGGTCCCTTTTGCCTAGTGTAAATATGTTTAAAAGGGTCTATATGTAGTGGTGTCTTGTTGTCTGTAAGTAAATGAGAGTGTTGTTATTAACcgaagtaaataattatgagaGAAAATTAGGAGTATTTAGGTGAGGGTGGGGGTCATGAGGGAAAAAGCCCTCTTGCAATGGGTGTAAAGTATGAGGTTAGACTTGGAGGAAATTTGTATTGGAATTTGTAACCATTTTGGGGTCGTTTTTGTGAAATGTCAATATGGGCGGCTTTGATGATGAAGagattttgttttgaaaaaaggaaaaaccTTTTAGTTGAGTGGAGTCATCGTTGTAGTCAATTCACTTTTGTAaatatatgaaatataaatatCGATTACGgttatgaattattattatttctgtttgcatCATTGCGGTGATTCTTTTTACATCATTTTCCTTTCGTTAGTTGCATGTTGTGGTGTGAAATGTGAATGATGATGCTTTGCTTGTTTGCTACGCGAAGGCTGGTTATTAATTGGTCGGAGAGGTAGTGTGGGACTTCTTTCTTTACATAAAAGATAAGGAGAgaaaattatttttagttttatgaccttactttttctttataCATCAGATTTATTATTACACatagaaaatttatttttacatataagagatctaaaaagattattttttaaaattataaaattataaagTAGTATAATACACAAATAGCACGAAAAAACTATAACATGAAAGGAttgattctttttgttttttcctttttccgaATAGGCACTTGGTGTTGAATTTTGATAtgttaatttaataaaatttattccAGTTTCAGATTTGATTAAATCCCGAAAGGTATGTACTTGGACCATACTAAATAAGGATCATAAAATATCATGAATCCAGCTCCTACtcaaattagaaaagaaaaaggtgCATATATTTTCACTAAATTATTGAGGGAAcataagtaaaagtgaaaaagaagcATAAAAAGTGAAATTCGTTGATAATAAAAGGTGAAATTCTTCTTCTTAGTGAGCTGGTTATTGGGTAAAAATCCCCAAAAAGTAAATGTGGGGATAAAAACTTTGCTTTAAGCATTGATCCTTGCGATTACAGTTGGTGATTGAAACTTCCAAGATTAATATTATGCTTTTAAAAAAGGTGTAATTTTGTGGCATTGAAGTCAAAAGACAAAGCAGGTATGTGTTTACATAGGAATTTCAAACAAAAGCAATAGAAAGTCAAATGGGATGGGGAGTTGGGTTTTGTGAAGTTGTTGCGTTACAACTACTAATAATAAATCATCAAGTTGACCAGTTCCTCAAAAGACAAAAAAGAATTATGGCATCACAACATTAGGCAACAGCTGCACGTTTGAACAAAGAAAAACTAAATTAAGTGTATGATTAGCAATTCTATTAAGGGACAAAAAAAATATGCTCAGAATGTAGTTCATACCAAATTGAGCTAATTTATTATGATTAAGTAATAAGTTATAACGTGTATATATAAAGGCAGTCTCGCGAGTGACGGATCAAGCATTTTAAGGTAATGGATGCTCACTTTTAATTAGTGCTAGCAAATGATGGGAGGAGTAGGATTGATATTGACAAATTGAATACATTTTAGACAATAAGGAAAAAAATTTCGAACtactcatatttaatacggataaaacaCAGATTGAATGACGAAAAATATGAATATTCATATTTTCTTGAATATTATCATTATTGTGAGAATTCCAAACAACGATATAGGCCGTCAAATTTGATGGTGGtatattgaatatatatatttttttgtgccACGATTaactaaatgaattgaagaaagaaaaaatgacaaAGTTAAGAACCAAagggaaatgaaaaagaaagtcaAAGACTGCACTACCTAAGATTCGGACTCCGAATCACGTAAAGCGCATACTTAGATTCCATTAACCAGTAGTACCCACCAGTCTGTTTGAGTAATGGGTGCTCGCCTAAATATATATCAATTTCATGCAAAATTATCTATAAAATTATATGTTGAATACCATGGGCAATGGGTGCTCGAGCACCACAATTCTCTATGTGGATCCGCCCATGAGTCTTACGGATAAAACATCACATATTCACACAAGGTTTGATTAAGAGACGCAACCCAGGGGTGTGATCACATGCGGATCCAAGATTTTAAGAGAATAAGTACATTATTATGAAGAGATTGATCTAGAATGCATATTTGACAGGTTTAACTTGAGGCTCTTATTATGAACCCATtgtacttttaaaattataggttcaaaattatatacttttcaaaaaaatttagtaatttttacatatatatttatacTCCTTGTCGAAAACAAGACTGTCCGGAATTGAATTTGAACCGATAATTTCACTTGTAGAGGTATGTCCAATAATTATTGCACCATAGAAGTATGGATTCACGTGAACTCATATCTCTTAACCTAgtgcccatatatatatatatatatgcatgttttcctattttatttttttgttttgtttttttggttcTTTTTTCTCTGTTTCTTTTTCGTTTAGGTTTTGTCCTAAGAAAAAGACTATTTATACCTTGGGTTGAATTTGCGTAAATTATGCAACAAATTGCTACATATGACGTGTAAAGTCTTTTCTACAAACATTTTGATTTTGTTTCTTCTTCCCCTTAGTTTTTCAAATTCAACTTTGCTATTTATATTCCTGGATAAAGTTctaaattctttcttcttttattctcttTGTTGGAGTTACCCGCCAAAATCTTTTGATTGTTCCGATCATGCACTAGGTTTGATAGTGATTGTTTTGGACTGTCTCATGTGATGTATATACTAGAATTATTTAGCAATTAATGACTTAAATAATCTTGCTTTTCAAGTGCTTATTATAGCCAATTAGGACTCGTCATACCAAATACACGGAAATTTGAGTGAGATAAACGAAAAGCCAATACCAAAAATATAAGTCAAAGTTGGTCAACTTCTTTTTATCTCCATCACCCACCCCTTTTTTCTATTACTAGTTTTAATTTACGTGCGTGGTACGTGTGCATTGCGTCAACCAATATAAAATTTAtacaaattattgaaaaatagcaaCGGAGGTTAAACTAAACGCATCATGtgtttaaatgatgaaaataaatacTACcccctccgtttcaaattagacgAGATACCTTCCTTTTTAgtatgttccaaaataaatgacacatttctaaatttggaaataattcaactttaaactcttcattttacccattttacccttaatgagatgcTTTTATAACCACAAAAGTATTATGGCCCCACAaaccttttaccccttaagcttttaagaccaaagtttcaaaagtcttctttttttcttaaactctgtgccgagtcaaactacctcatctaaattaaaacggagggagtattacaTTGACACAATATAGTTGAATTTAATATTTTCTAAATAAATTTAGTGCAATTAGTGATTTAGTTCTATAGTGTTTAtagttataaatattatattatataagaTGCAAATATGCTATGTTATTGTATCTCACCTAGCATTTTTTTATTACGTTCAT from Nicotiana tabacum cultivar K326 chromosome 24, ASM71507v2, whole genome shotgun sequence includes:
- the LOC107814247 gene encoding uncharacterized protein LOC107814247, translated to MNHCAIQQGAFAACEDMWSSISDNKKEAVVCPKPRRLGLLNATVNEPFKPLRWHVSHQQELCDSRAGADLLDIILAKGGGADQSSAQVASSPPFFCGSPPSRVSNPLIQDARFGDEKFMTPVSPRAIPIPSGLAASSPSASARKHGGCVRANFGNNPAVRVEGFDCLDRDRRNCSIPALA